From a region of the Sesamum indicum cultivar Zhongzhi No. 13 linkage group LG3, S_indicum_v1.0, whole genome shotgun sequence genome:
- the LOC105156945 gene encoding mitogen-activated protein kinase 15: MQPDQRKKASGDVDFFTEYGEGSRYRIEEVIGKGSYGVVCSAYDTHLGEKVAIKKINDIFEHVSDATRILREIKLLRLLRHPDIVEIKHILLPPSRREFKDIYVVFELMESDLHQVIKANDDLTPEHYQFFLYQLLRGLKYIHTANVFHRDLKPKNILANADCKLKICDFGLARVAFNDTPTAIFWTDYVATRWYRAPELCGSFFSKYTPAIDIWSIGCIFAELLTGKPLFPGKNVVHQLDLMTDLLGTPPPETIARIRNEKARRYLSSMRKKKAIPLSHKFPNADPLALRLLERMLAFDPKDRPSAEEALADPYFRNLARVEREPSAQPVTKMEFEFERRRITKEDVRELIYREILEYHPKMLKEYLEGAEPTSFMYPSAVDKFKKQFAYLEEHYGSGAAAPPERQHSSSLPRPCVLYSDNSNQNLSDVTNDLSKCSIKEVEKPQVDRSVLPMTRLPVQVPQSIQARGAARPGKVVGPVLRYNNCGVAAASMEATEQRKMVRNPGMPAQYIVPGSSYPRKHPGCKSDGGEGIAEGSNGLQPKPDLYMARKVAAAQSGAGSHWY, translated from the exons atgCAGCCTGATCAGAGAAAAAAG GCATCTGGAGATGTAGATTTCTTCACAGAATATGGTGAAGGAAGCAGATACAGAATTGAGGAAGTAATTGGTAAAGGTAGCTACGGCGTCGTCTGCTCAGCTTATGACACCCATCTTGGAGAAAAAGTTgcaattaaaaagataaatgataTCTTTGAACATGTATCTGATGCCACAAGAATTCTTCGGGAGATTAAGCTTCTTAGGCTTCTACGTCATCCAGATATTGTGGAGATCAAACATATTTTGCTGCCACCTTCTAGAAGAGAATTCAAGGACATATATGTTGTGTTTGAACTGATGGAATCTGATCTCCACCAGGTCATTAAAGCAAATGATGACTTGACTCCAGAACATTATCAATTCTTTCTCTATCAGCTTCTTCGAGGCTtgaaatacatacatacag CTAATGTGTTTCACCGAGACTTGAAGCCAAAAAATATCTTGGCAAATGCTGACTGCAAACTGAAGATTTGTGATTTTGGCCTCGCAAGAGTGGCTTTCAACGACACTCCTACTGCAATATTTTGGACT GATTATGTTGCAACTAGGTGGTATAGAGCTCCTGAATTGTGTGGGTCTTTTTTCTCTAAG TATACACCCGCAATTGACATTTGGAGTATCGGGTGCATATTCGCCGAACTTTTGACTGGGAAACCTCTATTCCCCGGAAAAAATGTGGTTCACCAATTAGACCTGATGACTGATCTCTTGGGAACTCCGCCTCCTGAAACCATTGCAAGG ataagaaatgaaaaggcTCGGAGATACTTAAGCAGCATGAGAAAGAAGAAGGCGATTCCGTTGTCCCACAAATTTCCAAATGCCGACCCCCTTGCTCTTCGCTTGTTAGAAAGAATGCTTGCTTTTGATCCTAAGGACAGACCTTCTGCAGAAGAG GCTCTTGCAGATCCATACTTTCGGAACTTGGCTAGAGTTGAGAGAGAGCCTTCCGCGCAACCGGTTACTAAAatggaatttgaatttgaaaggCGAAGGATTACAAAGGAGGATGTTAGGGAGTTGATATATAGAGAGATTCTTGAATATCACCCAAAGATGTTGAAAGAGTACTTAGAGGGAGCTGAACCAACAAGCTTCATGTATCCAAG TGCTGTTGACAAATTCAAGAAGCAATTTGCATATCTTGAGGAGCACTATGGAAGCGGAGCCGCCGCGCCACCCGAGAGACAACATTCCTCATCTTTACCCAG GCCATGTGTATTATACTCCGATAACTCAAACCAGAACTTGTCCGACGTAACCAATGATCTCTCTAAGTGCTCCATTAAAGAAGTCGAGAAGCCACAAGTTGATCGATCCGTACTTCCCATGACGAGATTACCTGTCCAAGTTCCTCAAAGTATCCAAG CAAGGGGAGCTGCAAGGCCAGGCAAGGTCGTTGGTCCTGTTTTACGCTACAACAACTGTGGGGTGGCCGCAGCGTCGATGGAGGCAACTGAACAGCGGAAAATGGTCAGAAATCCCGGTATGCCAGCTCAGTACATCGTCCCTGGCTCTTCTTACCCGAGAAAGCACCCTGGCTGCAAGAGTGACGGTGGTGAAGGCATTGCTGAAGGATCTAACGGACTGCAGCCAAAGCCTGATCTGTACATGGCAAGGAAAGTTGCTGCTGCTCAAAGTGGAGCCGGAAGCCACTGGTATTAA
- the LOC105156946 gene encoding guanylate kinase 2, chloroplastic/mitochondrial-like: MLLRRFCFSTSKSYMNPFLPSSRSTNPLANSRSYPIFSSNFKTLRLGFHRTKSISSQGFVSVYSTNSTMDDPRGPEVVPIPHPDTSGRAGVFRALEASLGCTFSSQPIVPNPNPLIVVISGPSGVGKDAVIKRLTEVRENLHFVVTATSRAKRPGEVDGKDYFFVSKEEFVRMIEKNELLEYALVYGDYKGIPKQQIRDYMAKGCDIVLRVDIQGAATLRRILRNSAVFVFLVAESEEALVKRLIGRKTETVEALLMRVASAREELRHLKEFDYVVVNKEGDLEGSVKLLESIIDAEKAKVQQRRAII; this comes from the coding sequence ATGCTCCTCCGAAGGTTCTGCTTCTCCACATCAAAATCCTATATGAACCCATTTTTGCCTTCCTCAAGATCCACGAACCCTCTTGCCAATTCGCGCTCTTATCCAATATTTTCATCGAATTTCAAAACCCTAAGATTAGGGTTTCATAGAACCAAATCTATAAGTTCACAGGGTTTTGTTTCAGTTTACTCTACGAATTCCACAATGGATGATCCTAGGGGGCCCGAAGTGGTTCCCATTCCGCACCCGGATACTTCGGGCCGGGCCGGAGTCTTTCGGGCCCTGGAAGCCTCTTTGGGCTGCACATTTAGCTCTCAGCCCATAGTCCCCAACCCCAACCCTCTGATCGTCGTGATCAGCGGTCCCAGTGGTGTGGGAAAAGATGCAGTGATCAAGAGATTGACGGAAGTTAGagaaaatttgcattttgtgGTTACCGCCACGAGCCGGGCCAAAAGGCCCGGAGAAGTTGATGGCAAAGATTACTTTTTTGTGAGCAAAGAAGAGTTTGTGAGAATGATTGAGAAAAATGAGCTGTTGGAGTATGCATTGGTGTATGGTGATTATAAGGGGATCCCAAAGCAGCAGATTAGGGACTACATGGCTAAAGGGTGTGACATTGTGTTGAGAGTGGATATTCAGGGTGCTGCTACATTGAGAAGGATCTTGAGAAATAGTGCCGTTTTCGTGTTTTTGGTGGCTGAGAGTGAGGAGGCTTTGGTGAAGAGATTGATAGGTAGAAAAACGGAGACGGTAGAGGCTTTGCTGATGAGGGTTGCGTCGGCTAGGGAAGAGCTGAGGCatttgaaggagtttgatTATGTAGTTGTTAATAAGGAAGGCGATTTGGAGGGTTCGGTGAAGTTGCTGGAATCCATCATTGATGCTGAGAAGGCTAAAGTGCAGCAAAGGAGAGCAATCATTTAA